Proteins from a single region of Gossypium arboreum isolate Shixiya-1 chromosome 1, ASM2569848v2, whole genome shotgun sequence:
- the LOC108464938 gene encoding uncharacterized protein LOC108464938, whose amino-acid sequence MFLIYNLPYAALIDIGSTYSYVACTVSGMLGIQSECTASKMMVLSSLGQSVRVDKLFKDVPLEVQGVVLSANLMELAFEEFDIILGMDWLVKHRVKLDCAVKQLVLRSSEDKDVAVIGERRDYLSNVRSALRAEKLVRKVVRLS is encoded by the coding sequence ATGTTCCTGATTTATAATTTGCCTTATGCTGCCTTAATTGATATTGGATCCACGTATTCGTATGTTGCGTGCACTGTGTCTGGAATGTTGGGTATTCAATCTGAGTGCACTGCTAGTAAAATGATGGTGTTAAGTTCGCTAGGACAATCGGTCAGGGTGGATAAGTTGTTCAAGGATGTGCCCTTAGAAGTTCAAGGGGTCGTACTTTCTGCGAATTTGATGGAACTGGCATTCgaggaatttgatattattttgggcatggattggcttgTAAAGCATCGTGTGAAGTTGGACTGTGCTGTTAAACAGTTGGTGTTGAGATCTTCAGAGGATAAGGATGTGGCTGTAATAggggagcgaagggattatttgtctaatgtgagaTCGGCGTTAAGAGCTGAGAAGTTAGTTCGCAAGGTTGTGAGGCTTTCTTAG